The following coding sequences lie in one Rhizobium sp. ZPR4 genomic window:
- a CDS encoding ankyrin repeat domain-containing protein: protein MPKAKKKMLPKNFEELLKVGNSDAIKAVFDTCDVNARGGPFKRAALAFNELPDDVARWLVDQGADISATDSYGETPLHDRAGHWQGKINVLLELGADVNSSDSRGDTPLHKAASVGNIRTARILLERGARVDARNNSGLTPLALALQQCSNAKIQQIAEMAELLLAAQPRQQTGIRAFASRLLGRGQKDDDRISQEIQGFVRRIGTDFEFHRGNFNPESREATSTALDKLYVLFGVPPVPRRNMHDGKSPIVAKAAKWEDRHQELWELLVPSSGAANTVQGEVIRISGRITRELDGNGGINWDKEFKQMADALLMHLGSGKSLPAAELKEATTIISEVKRKYGDTRRLGELAVKWVALNPNPTALATPSYGR from the coding sequence ATGCCTAAAGCCAAGAAGAAAATGCTGCCGAAGAATTTCGAGGAATTGCTGAAGGTGGGTAATTCCGATGCGATCAAGGCTGTATTCGATACATGCGACGTGAATGCACGTGGTGGTCCCTTCAAAAGAGCTGCTCTGGCCTTCAACGAGCTTCCGGACGACGTTGCACGATGGCTGGTCGATCAAGGCGCGGACATTTCTGCAACCGACAGCTATGGCGAGACTCCTCTACATGATCGTGCCGGTCACTGGCAGGGAAAGATCAATGTTTTGCTGGAACTGGGCGCGGATGTAAATAGCAGCGATAGCAGGGGCGACACTCCGCTTCACAAGGCTGCTTCAGTCGGCAACATCCGAACTGCTCGGATCCTGCTTGAACGTGGCGCACGTGTTGATGCTCGCAATAACAGCGGCCTGACTCCATTGGCGCTTGCCCTCCAGCAATGCAGTAACGCGAAAATCCAGCAGATTGCCGAAATGGCTGAACTGTTGCTGGCTGCGCAGCCGCGCCAACAGACCGGTATCCGTGCGTTTGCCTCGCGTCTGCTTGGACGGGGACAAAAGGATGATGATCGAATTTCCCAGGAAATACAGGGTTTTGTTCGGCGTATCGGAACGGATTTCGAATTCCATCGTGGCAATTTCAATCCAGAAAGCAGAGAGGCGACCAGTACTGCGCTCGATAAGCTCTATGTCTTATTCGGCGTCCCTCCTGTACCGCGCCGAAACATGCATGATGGCAAGTCGCCTATTGTGGCGAAGGCGGCCAAGTGGGAGGACCGCCATCAGGAATTGTGGGAGCTATTGGTACCGTCGAGCGGAGCAGCCAATACAGTGCAAGGCGAAGTCATCCGTATTTCGGGGCGCATTACCAGAGAGCTTGACGGTAATGGTGGCATAAATTGGGATAAAGAGTTTAAACAGATGGCTGACGCACTGCTGATGCATCTCGGTTCCGGCAAGTCTTTGCCTGCGGCTGAATTGAAAGAGGCGACAACGATCATCAGTGAGGTGAAACGAAAATATGGCGATACGCGGCGTCTAGGTGAGTTGGCGGTCAAGTGGGTGGCGCTGAACCCAAATCCGACCGCGCTCGCGACGCCTTCATATGGGCGTTAA
- a CDS encoding DUF488 domain-containing protein — MPLRIKRIYEPADDGDGKRILVDRLWPRGISKNDAHIDAWVKDVAPSAELRHWFGHDPKKWDEFRRRYQDELKKNSKAVEELREQIGQSTATLLYGARDTEHNNAIVLMNFIANR, encoded by the coding sequence ATGCCTCTGCGCATCAAACGAATTTATGAACCCGCTGATGATGGCGACGGCAAGCGTATCCTCGTCGACCGTCTATGGCCTCGCGGCATCAGCAAGAACGACGCTCATATCGACGCCTGGGTGAAGGACGTCGCCCCGAGCGCCGAGCTGCGACACTGGTTTGGTCATGATCCGAAAAAATGGGATGAGTTTCGCCGGCGCTATCAGGATGAGCTCAAGAAGAACTCGAAGGCAGTGGAAGAGCTTAGAGAGCAGATAGGGCAATCGACTGCCACGCTTCTTTATGGAGCGAGAGACACCGAGCACAACAATGCTATCGTGCTCATGAACTTCATCGCCAATCGGTAG
- the metB gene encoding cystathionine gamma-synthase, translating into MSINKDFRTIAAANGIADDTAYGAVTPPLYLSSNFAFRQFEQAQAYEYSRTSNPTRDLLADTVAKLEGGAGAVVTSSGMAAVNLILGLLKPGDRVIAPHDCYGGTYRLLAALRDKGHFEVEFVDQGNSTALASALDRGAALVFVETPSNPLMRIVDIRSISQQAKSAGARLVVDNTFLSPALQRPIALGADFVIHSTTKYLNGHSDVVGGAVVAANSHDVEELKAWANMIGVTGSPFDSYLTQRGIRSLFARIERQQTTAMAIAQFLSRHPQVGAVHYPGLPTHPGHELAAQQQSGFGAMLSFELNGGIEAIRRFVATLKIFTLAESLGGVESLVAHPASMTHVGMGAEARHAAGIRDGLLRVSVGLEAEEDLLSDFAASLGKIE; encoded by the coding sequence GTGTCGATCAACAAGGACTTCAGAACGATTGCAGCTGCAAATGGGATCGCGGACGATACGGCTTATGGCGCCGTCACCCCGCCGCTCTATCTGTCGAGCAACTTTGCATTTCGGCAGTTCGAGCAAGCACAGGCCTACGAATATTCCAGAACGTCCAATCCCACGCGCGACCTGCTTGCCGATACGGTTGCAAAACTGGAGGGCGGAGCCGGCGCGGTGGTGACTTCGTCGGGAATGGCGGCCGTCAATCTCATTCTTGGTCTCCTGAAGCCTGGGGATCGGGTGATTGCACCGCATGACTGCTATGGCGGAACATATCGCCTTTTGGCTGCTTTGCGGGACAAGGGTCACTTCGAGGTCGAGTTTGTCGATCAAGGCAACAGCACGGCACTGGCATCGGCGCTGGATCGCGGCGCGGCGCTGGTTTTCGTCGAAACGCCCAGCAACCCGCTCATGCGCATCGTCGACATCAGGTCCATTTCCCAACAGGCGAAATCGGCAGGGGCTCGCCTCGTGGTCGACAATACCTTTCTGTCGCCGGCCCTTCAGCGGCCGATTGCCCTTGGAGCCGATTTCGTAATCCATTCGACAACAAAATATCTGAACGGCCATTCCGATGTCGTTGGCGGTGCCGTCGTTGCGGCAAATTCCCATGATGTAGAGGAGCTGAAAGCATGGGCGAATATGATCGGGGTTACCGGCTCGCCATTCGATTCATATCTTACCCAGCGCGGCATTCGAAGCCTCTTTGCGCGGATCGAACGACAGCAGACGACGGCCATGGCCATTGCGCAGTTTCTCTCCCGGCACCCGCAGGTCGGGGCCGTGCATTATCCCGGTCTGCCGACCCATCCGGGTCATGAACTTGCGGCGCAGCAGCAATCGGGTTTCGGCGCCATGTTGAGTTTCGAGCTCAATGGAGGGATTGAAGCCATACGCCGCTTCGTGGCGACGCTGAAAATCTTCACCCTTGCCGAATCCCTGGGCGGCGTTGAAAGCCTCGTTGCGCATCCGGCAAGCATGACCCATGTCGGCATGGGTGCCGAAGCCCGCCATGCCGCTGGCATCCGTGATGGGTTGCTCAGGGTCTCCGTCGGCCTGGAAGCAGAAGAGGATCTGCTGTCGGATTTCGCGGCAAGTCTTGGGAAGATCGAATAG